A DNA window from Candidatus Protochlamydia naegleriophila contains the following coding sequences:
- a CDS encoding pyridoxal-phosphate dependent enzyme yields the protein MTPADSLRERLSLIPQAPYPHHSRLHALKSFSTPHTAVYIKREDELGFGIAGSKIRKYRSLIPHLLSQGIEEVLVIGSAYSNHVLGISQLLIENSLNPTLFLRGDPDRVLKGNAFLTTLLVGKDSIHWFSKSQWSMVHECVKNYAQKTPRRCFILPEGAHLPESLPGALSLPLDIIHNEKENNLSFDHLFIDSGTGLTAIALILAYQWLGKKNMIHVFLMAEDEDYFLKQLTAFHSHFQRLMQTFDLPLPTRFQLHKPLRAPRFGQMHPLLFQDIIKLARTEGFLTDPIYTGKLFHEAQRLIQDQELKGQILIVHSGGALTLMGFEEQLKSAFLSLYPDSKGSAEGQ from the coding sequence ATGACGCCAGCCGACAGTCTAAGAGAACGCTTGAGTCTCATTCCTCAAGCGCCCTATCCCCATCATTCACGCCTGCATGCTCTAAAGTCCTTTAGTACTCCTCATACTGCCGTCTATATCAAAAGAGAAGATGAACTAGGATTTGGCATAGCAGGATCCAAAATCCGTAAATACCGCTCTTTAATCCCCCACTTGCTCAGCCAAGGGATCGAAGAAGTTCTTGTCATTGGAAGTGCTTATTCTAATCATGTACTCGGGATCAGCCAACTCTTAATCGAGAATAGTCTGAATCCAACTCTCTTTTTAAGAGGTGATCCGGATAGGGTATTAAAAGGAAATGCTTTCCTCACAACTCTTTTAGTCGGAAAAGATTCCATTCATTGGTTTTCAAAGTCTCAATGGTCGATGGTTCACGAATGCGTTAAGAACTATGCTCAAAAAACACCCCGGCGCTGCTTTATTCTTCCAGAAGGTGCACACCTTCCAGAATCGCTTCCTGGTGCGTTATCTTTGCCTTTAGATATCATCCACAATGAAAAAGAAAACAATTTAAGCTTCGACCACCTCTTTATTGATTCAGGTACCGGCTTAACTGCCATAGCATTGATCTTGGCCTATCAGTGGCTCGGCAAAAAGAACATGATCCACGTTTTTTTGATGGCTGAGGATGAAGATTATTTCCTGAAGCAGCTCACAGCCTTTCATAGCCATTTTCAGCGACTCATGCAAACCTTTGACTTGCCTCTACCTACCCGTTTTCAACTGCATAAACCGCTGAGGGCCCCCCGCTTTGGTCAAATGCACCCCCTTTTATTTCAAGACATCATTAAATTGGCACGAACAGAAGGCTTCCTGACCGATCCAATTTACACTGGAAAGCTCTTTCACGAAGCACAAAGGCTTATCCAGGATCAGGAACTGAAAGGGCAAATTTTGATCGTCCATTCAGGAGGAGCCTTAACTCTTATGGGATTCGAAGAGCAGCTCAAAAGCGCTTTTTTGAGTCTTTATCCAGATTCAAAAGGCTCAGCAGAAGGCCAATGA
- a CDS encoding hemolysin family protein yields the protein MTALIFYFLFSHFISFTCSILEAVLLCCTNGYIGLLKKKKPKVGFILADLKHRIDRPLAAILTLNTSAHTFGAAGVGAKVVELFGDKTLAIASVILTLTMLFLTEMIPKTLGALYWKKLAPMSAYCIQFLIWVTYPLVIAFEHIARLLARGKTHEKITEEEIKLILEEGSQAGVIREAEHDMVESIFRLGNRRVGILMIPRMDIEWLNLKHSTEELLKQIDQSPHNRFPACDGELDEVIGLVTSKDILNELLEKGTFDLKTLVKPPLFVPENMRVVQLLDLFKKTPDHIALVTDEYGGVQGLITLHDVLESIVGDVPSTSILPETQIIQRKDGSWLVDGMLPIDELKEQFDIDTLPEEEKGTYRTLGGFCMRQIGSIPNVGDTFSWQKFRFKIVKMNGKRVEKVLIHYIP from the coding sequence ATGACAGCCTTAATATTTTATTTTCTTTTTTCTCATTTTATCTCTTTCACCTGCTCAATATTGGAGGCGGTACTGCTGTGTTGTACGAACGGCTATATTGGGTTGCTCAAAAAAAAGAAACCCAAAGTGGGATTCATTTTAGCCGATCTTAAACACCGCATCGACCGCCCCTTGGCTGCCATTCTCACTCTCAATACATCGGCTCATACCTTTGGTGCAGCAGGGGTAGGAGCCAAAGTCGTCGAACTATTTGGCGATAAGACTCTTGCCATAGCTTCCGTCATTTTGACCCTGACAATGTTATTTTTGACCGAGATGATTCCAAAAACGCTCGGAGCCCTCTACTGGAAAAAACTTGCTCCAATGAGTGCCTACTGCATTCAATTCCTCATTTGGGTTACCTACCCCTTAGTCATTGCTTTTGAACACATTGCACGCTTGCTTGCTCGTGGCAAAACGCATGAAAAAATCACTGAAGAAGAAATTAAATTAATTTTAGAAGAAGGGTCCCAGGCAGGCGTAATACGGGAAGCCGAACACGACATGGTCGAAAGTATTTTCCGCCTTGGCAACCGTCGTGTGGGCATCTTAATGATTCCTCGCATGGACATCGAATGGCTTAACCTCAAACACAGCACCGAAGAATTGCTCAAACAAATAGACCAATCTCCCCACAACAGATTCCCTGCCTGTGATGGAGAGTTGGATGAGGTGATTGGCCTTGTCACATCGAAAGATATTCTAAACGAACTCTTAGAAAAGGGAACATTCGATCTTAAGACACTAGTTAAACCTCCTCTGTTCGTTCCAGAAAACATGCGCGTAGTCCAATTACTTGATCTTTTTAAAAAGACACCCGACCACATTGCTCTTGTGACGGACGAGTATGGTGGAGTACAGGGGCTCATTACCCTTCACGACGTCCTAGAGTCGATTGTCGGAGATGTCCCCTCAACTTCCATCTTACCGGAAACCCAAATCATCCAGCGAAAAGATGGCTCCTGGCTAGTAGACGGCATGCTGCCAATTGACGAATTAAAAGAGCAATTCGACATTGACACCTTGCCAGAAGAAGAAAAAGGAACCTATCGGACTTTGGGTGGTTTTTGCATGCGGCAAATTGGCAGTATTCCAAATGTAGGCGATACCTTCAGCTGGCAGAAATTCCGCTTTAAGATTGTAAAAATGAATGGAAAGCGCGTTGAAAAAGTCCTCATTCACTACATCCCTTAA
- a CDS encoding tetratricopeptide repeat protein translates to MTITFNPYYPSFLPSHVPGSRQQTRQVVWNAIPICEDVVEHVFSFLSFKDLLNVERVEKVNGLLTDRAWQRLRKTDHFLADWSECCSLPNSHKWHYLFGAMIQSFVDEKIDRSCSHFEQRTIKKQSLQKKIWRKKFAFSIKNSSTLGAYLDIETSHLLPPIRTGNIQALDKKLRIISKEPAGPNYGGEQFIRALLATEDWLGPDWLGPLCTVDLVLFNEMLTDAITNRMTYSSIFLSKFSFLQEHVGIAMLNWDMAFNAAAQGDYRGLERLAKNASLKRLKIYYQADYRSPPLLYRLACLYDQKKNIQKASFFFKQALEAYKSDMPIEHVAHAAKFYQDTKQFDLSEPLLQKLTDRSRAPSKLFWLIQLGNVKYSLKKDVEALMIFQTAALEVNKMTPTIILTDLANRLFNLKDYSTAYKLYEQAYLCLRKKRFSTPDDLRMKLALSAYKSKQFDQAVYLFKKVFKNNPTIINTDPLFALKAVDAYFKTGQFKAALALLSKLADLGKNSGVYHKVLFFQENCYQALNGNLHQHLAKK, encoded by the coding sequence ATGACTATTACTTTTAATCCCTATTATCCCTCATTTTTGCCTTCTCATGTGCCTGGCAGTCGGCAGCAAACCAGGCAGGTTGTTTGGAATGCCATCCCAATCTGTGAAGATGTCGTGGAGCATGTTTTCTCTTTTTTATCTTTTAAAGACTTGTTGAATGTCGAACGAGTTGAAAAAGTTAATGGCCTCTTAACCGATCGTGCTTGGCAAAGGCTGAGAAAAACGGATCATTTTCTAGCCGACTGGTCCGAATGTTGCTCCTTACCCAATTCCCATAAGTGGCATTACTTATTTGGAGCCATGATCCAAAGCTTTGTCGACGAAAAAATTGACCGATCCTGCAGCCATTTTGAACAGCGGACCATAAAGAAGCAAAGCCTTCAGAAAAAAATTTGGAGAAAAAAATTTGCTTTTTCCATAAAAAACTCTTCCACGCTGGGAGCTTACTTAGACATTGAAACAAGCCATTTGCTACCCCCTATCCGTACAGGAAATATTCAGGCACTCGATAAAAAATTGCGCATCATTTCTAAAGAACCTGCTGGTCCGAATTATGGCGGAGAGCAGTTTATACGAGCCTTGCTGGCAACAGAAGATTGGCTAGGCCCTGACTGGCTTGGCCCCTTATGTACGGTAGATCTCGTTCTTTTTAATGAGATGTTGACCGATGCCATCACTAACCGCATGACTTATTCGAGCATCTTTCTATCGAAATTCTCATTTTTACAAGAGCATGTAGGCATCGCGATGTTGAATTGGGACATGGCTTTTAACGCAGCCGCGCAAGGCGATTACCGAGGCCTGGAAAGGCTTGCAAAAAATGCCAGTCTCAAGCGCTTAAAAATATATTACCAGGCGGATTATCGCTCGCCACCTCTTCTCTATCGTCTGGCATGTCTTTATGATCAAAAGAAAAACATTCAAAAAGCCAGCTTCTTTTTTAAACAGGCTTTAGAGGCTTATAAATCTGACATGCCGATAGAACATGTAGCCCATGCCGCCAAGTTTTATCAAGACACGAAACAATTCGACTTGTCAGAGCCGCTCCTGCAAAAGCTTACCGATCGCTCAAGAGCCCCTTCCAAACTGTTTTGGCTTATACAGTTAGGGAACGTTAAATACTCATTGAAAAAAGATGTAGAAGCACTCATGATTTTTCAAACCGCGGCTCTTGAAGTCAATAAAATGACTCCAACCATCATTTTGACAGATCTAGCTAATCGCCTATTTAATTTGAAAGACTATTCAACGGCTTATAAGCTCTATGAACAAGCCTATCTATGCCTTCGCAAAAAAAGATTTTCCACCCCTGATGATTTAAGAATGAAATTGGCATTAAGTGCCTATAAATCAAAGCAATTCGATCAAGCGGTTTATCTTTTTAAAAAGGTTTTCAAAAATAATCCAACTATTATCAATACCGATCCCCTATTTGCTCTAAAGGCTGTGGATGCCTATTTCAAGACTGGTCAGTTCAAAGCGGCCTTAGCCCTTCTAAGCAAGCTGGCAGACCTTGGCAAAAACAGCGGTGTATACCACAAAGTCTTATTCTTTCAGGAAAATTGCTATCAGGCTTTAAACGGCAATTTGCATCAGCACCTTGCAAAGAAGTAG
- a CDS encoding tetratricopeptide repeat protein: protein MMTVIYKALIDIQDSQSFERLEGFKDSNVWNKMADNERSLFARLLVLHGAQQLAQGNHQVLDNFETAIKVASHSPTIFYQQGLIFAAYPENMRCLTLAHQAFSQATQKDSSLFDGWYQGALVLLEMGLFEMDTQYLTEADAKFEQAAGLLNESFDSLIQEEFYWKWGLCLASLGKCSGEPHDFYRAIEKYRKASEVGCQSESFLNDFGHALADLASLLDNPSYFSEALNCFTQAVQKNASNFEGWYNQACCLLRLSETSLEPSLLEQADQSFAKAVELNSNNSLLWLKWGQLEMILGKSTRDMTKLEASLDKFAKANQLEPDHPHLLSSWAETELFLGAHHERLDLIQSARAKIIKSLEINPESPDGWYLYGSCLNELGRYFSEEDYYNEAIEKFQYGLSLTRQNPLLWYGMALACFALGELTEEQSLFEKAVRYCSRVIECGGGVFAQFWNDWGVALMKLAEVTGHSSYCEQAIEKFEHALKQPLIEIDAEDLDLEWVYNYGCAFDLLGDLTEEPQHFEKSIQILTQVLQLDPDYIQARYNLALSYSHLGEAMCDVEPYYKALEHFQALLEQDPEDEVIYVDYGVSLINLAVLVHDIHHPERSYALYRQAEGYLMQAVSLGNTQAYYQLTGLYSLTAHHQHAMHYLERAQFFGALPPLEDLLHDDWLEALRQTAPFRQFINELSSQQSKDPND, encoded by the coding sequence ATGATGACAGTTATTTACAAAGCATTGATCGATATACAAGACTCTCAATCATTTGAGAGATTAGAGGGGTTCAAAGACTCCAACGTTTGGAACAAAATGGCAGACAACGAACGTTCATTGTTCGCTCGTTTGCTTGTTTTACACGGGGCTCAACAGTTAGCTCAAGGTAATCATCAAGTATTGGACAACTTTGAAACAGCTATCAAAGTTGCAAGTCACTCACCTACAATATTTTATCAGCAAGGTCTGATTTTTGCTGCCTATCCGGAAAACATGCGTTGCTTAACTTTGGCTCATCAGGCTTTTAGTCAAGCGACCCAGAAAGATTCTTCTTTATTCGATGGCTGGTATCAAGGCGCTTTGGTGTTATTGGAAATGGGGTTATTCGAAATGGATACCCAGTATTTGACCGAAGCGGATGCGAAATTTGAACAGGCGGCCGGTTTATTGAATGAGAGTTTTGACTCATTGATACAGGAAGAGTTTTACTGGAAATGGGGATTGTGTTTAGCCTCTCTTGGCAAATGTTCGGGAGAGCCGCACGATTTTTATCGAGCCATTGAGAAATATCGAAAAGCATCGGAAGTGGGATGTCAATCTGAGTCCTTTCTTAACGATTTCGGACATGCTTTAGCAGATCTAGCTTCTCTATTGGATAATCCGTCCTATTTTAGCGAGGCTTTAAACTGCTTTACGCAAGCTGTGCAAAAGAATGCCTCAAACTTTGAGGGGTGGTACAATCAAGCATGCTGTTTATTGCGTCTTAGCGAAACATCGTTAGAGCCATCTCTTTTGGAGCAGGCGGATCAAAGTTTTGCCAAGGCTGTCGAACTCAATTCTAATAACAGTTTACTGTGGTTAAAGTGGGGACAGCTGGAAATGATTCTTGGCAAGTCGACTCGCGATATGACCAAGCTAGAGGCTAGCCTTGATAAGTTTGCGAAGGCTAATCAGCTTGAACCCGACCATCCTCATCTATTGAGCAGCTGGGCAGAAACAGAGCTCTTTTTGGGTGCTCATCATGAACGCCTTGACTTGATTCAGTCTGCGCGTGCGAAAATAATAAAGAGCTTAGAGATCAATCCAGAGAGCCCAGATGGTTGGTATCTTTATGGTTCCTGCCTAAATGAGCTTGGCCGCTATTTCAGTGAAGAAGATTACTACAATGAAGCTATAGAAAAGTTTCAGTATGGTTTGTCGCTGACACGTCAAAATCCTTTGCTTTGGTATGGGATGGCACTGGCCTGCTTTGCTTTAGGTGAATTAACAGAAGAGCAGAGCCTCTTTGAAAAGGCTGTGCGTTACTGCTCGCGCGTCATAGAGTGCGGCGGCGGTGTATTTGCGCAGTTTTGGAACGATTGGGGTGTTGCCTTGATGAAGTTGGCTGAAGTGACGGGGCATTCGAGCTATTGTGAGCAAGCAATCGAAAAGTTTGAACATGCCTTAAAGCAGCCTCTCATTGAGATTGATGCCGAGGATTTGGATTTGGAGTGGGTCTATAACTATGGATGTGCATTTGATCTTTTAGGTGACTTGACTGAGGAGCCTCAGCATTTTGAAAAATCCATTCAGATTCTTACTCAGGTCTTGCAGCTGGATCCCGACTACATTCAGGCGCGCTATAACCTCGCCTTGTCCTATTCTCATTTGGGAGAGGCAATGTGTGATGTTGAACCGTATTATAAGGCTCTTGAACATTTTCAAGCCTTACTAGAGCAGGATCCTGAAGATGAAGTTATTTACGTGGATTATGGCGTATCATTAATCAACTTGGCCGTCCTCGTGCACGACATTCACCATCCTGAGCGTTCTTATGCTCTTTATAGGCAGGCTGAGGGATATTTGATGCAGGCAGTTTCATTGGGGAATACGCAAGCCTATTATCAATTGACTGGATTGTACTCTTTGACGGCCCATCACCAGCATGCGATGCACTATCTGGAACGGGCGCAGTTTTTTGGCGCTCTTCCTCCTTTAGAGGATTTGCTGCACGATGATTGGTTGGAGGCTTTGAGGCAAACAGCCCCATTCCGTCAATTCATCAATGAATTGTCTAGTCAGCAGTCAAAAGATCCAAACGATTAA
- a CDS encoding DUF6629 family protein has translation MCFSAEASFTAAAVLGTIGATTLKNCSSRSQFFLAAIPFLFAIQQLSEGVLWLQLTNQWSGSGASYHAKKVFLTFAFLIWPVWIPLALACVEKVAWRRHLIFLDLACGILLSLLNLSYAMQQDISVKIINHSLQYVGNAPSQTILYPFIVLIPCFLSSVRSMWIFGILIALAYGVADYYYTSTFVSVWCFFSAIVSLVIYKIIKNNQVGLEKSTNT, from the coding sequence ATGTGCTTTTCTGCTGAAGCAAGCTTTACCGCAGCTGCTGTTTTAGGAACTATTGGCGCCACAACATTAAAAAACTGCTCGTCCCGCTCTCAATTTTTTTTAGCCGCCATTCCCTTCCTATTTGCAATCCAGCAATTATCTGAAGGGGTCCTCTGGCTCCAGTTGACCAATCAATGGAGCGGGAGCGGTGCTTCATATCACGCTAAAAAAGTTTTTTTGACCTTCGCTTTTTTAATTTGGCCCGTTTGGATTCCTCTTGCCTTAGCATGCGTCGAAAAAGTTGCCTGGCGCCGCCATCTCATTTTCTTGGATTTGGCCTGCGGCATTCTTCTCTCCCTGCTCAACTTATCTTATGCAATGCAGCAAGACATTTCAGTCAAAATCATTAATCACAGCCTGCAATACGTCGGTAACGCCCCTTCTCAAACCATCCTTTATCCCTTCATCGTCCTCATCCCTTGCTTTCTTTCGAGCGTCAGAAGTATGTGGATTTTTGGGATTTTGATCGCATTAGCTTACGGCGTTGCCGATTACTACTACACCTCGACTTTTGTCTCAGTCTGGTGCTTTTTTTCAGCCATCGTTAGCCTAGTCATTTACAAAATCATTAAGAATAACCAAGTTGGGCTCGAGAAAAGTACAAATACATAA
- a CDS encoding thioredoxin domain-containing protein, translating to MADHPLYKNRLISQKSPYLLQHAHNPVDWYPWGEEAFQAAKDQDKPIFLSIGYATCHWCHVMERESFENVEVADLMNHVFINVKVDREELPEVDSLYMEFSQSMMAGAAGWPLNVILTPDLQPFFATTYLPPHSSHGLMGLTDLITRISELWSGEEREKILTQAEKIVEVFSESVHTTGDDIPDEEQVGMTADLLYKMADPTYGGIKGAPKFPIGYQYSFMLRFYEGMKDSRALFLVERTLDMMHRGGIYDHLGGGFSRYSVDEKWLIPHFEKMLYDNAILAQSYLEAWQLTKKPLYQEVAEEIFNYIIRDMTYPGGGFYSAEDADSEWHEGFFYTWTYDEVKQVLGEEDGKLFCQFYDVTPEGNFEGRNILHNVLSLEEFASQIHQDPGLIKALFDAQRLKLWSVREKRIHPFKDDKILSSWNGLMIYSLAEAAYAFDRPAYLEIAVKSARFIKNHLWQQQRLLRRWRDGQAMFPASLDEYAFMIKGILSLFEANAGTEWLQWAVEMAEILKDHYKAEEGAFYQTDGTDKNLLLRKCQFSDGAEPSGNAVHCENLLRLYQITGDENFLIQAEDIFKGVKEYLENYSPGYCYHVMNLNRYYDDKTPTIVVALNSKREFEPEIKQLLYHNFIPHKAVIWQTQDVELEELIPFIKEQDARNDQTTLYICYDGACQKPLNDLKEMREAIEKL from the coding sequence ATGGCTGATCATCCTCTCTATAAGAATCGCTTGATTTCTCAGAAATCCCCCTATCTCTTACAGCACGCTCATAATCCCGTTGATTGGTATCCATGGGGTGAGGAGGCATTTCAAGCAGCCAAAGATCAGGATAAGCCGATTTTTTTATCGATTGGGTATGCTACTTGCCATTGGTGCCACGTGATGGAGAGAGAATCTTTTGAAAATGTCGAAGTGGCTGATTTAATGAACCATGTGTTTATTAATGTTAAGGTCGACCGCGAGGAGCTGCCAGAAGTCGATAGCTTGTATATGGAATTTTCACAGAGCATGATGGCAGGAGCCGCTGGATGGCCTCTGAACGTTATTTTGACGCCAGACCTGCAGCCGTTTTTTGCAACGACCTACCTTCCTCCTCATAGCAGCCATGGATTAATGGGATTGACCGACTTGATTACCCGTATTTCAGAGCTTTGGTCGGGAGAAGAGCGGGAAAAAATTCTTACTCAAGCAGAAAAGATAGTCGAAGTCTTTTCAGAAAGTGTTCATACGACGGGAGACGACATTCCCGATGAAGAGCAGGTGGGGATGACGGCCGATTTGTTATACAAGATGGCTGACCCCACTTATGGAGGAATTAAGGGAGCTCCGAAATTTCCAATAGGCTATCAATACAGCTTTATGCTCCGTTTCTATGAAGGTATGAAGGATAGCAGAGCTTTATTTTTAGTTGAGCGGACTTTGGATATGATGCACAGGGGTGGTATCTATGATCATTTAGGGGGCGGTTTTTCGCGCTACAGCGTCGATGAAAAGTGGTTGATCCCCCACTTCGAAAAAATGCTCTACGATAATGCTATTTTGGCACAAAGCTACTTAGAGGCCTGGCAGCTGACTAAAAAACCCCTGTATCAAGAAGTGGCTGAAGAGATTTTTAACTACATTATTCGTGACATGACTTATCCAGGCGGTGGTTTTTATTCGGCCGAGGATGCAGATTCTGAATGGCATGAAGGATTCTTTTATACGTGGACATATGATGAGGTCAAGCAGGTTTTAGGGGAAGAAGACGGTAAACTCTTTTGCCAGTTTTATGATGTGACTCCTGAGGGGAATTTCGAAGGACGGAATATTCTCCATAACGTCCTGAGCCTCGAAGAATTTGCCAGTCAAATCCACCAAGATCCGGGTCTCATCAAGGCCCTGTTCGATGCGCAGCGGCTTAAACTTTGGAGCGTAAGAGAAAAGCGCATTCATCCTTTCAAAGATGATAAAATACTAAGCTCTTGGAATGGATTGATGATTTATTCTTTAGCTGAGGCGGCTTACGCATTTGATCGCCCAGCCTACCTGGAAATAGCTGTCAAATCTGCGCGCTTCATTAAGAATCACTTGTGGCAGCAGCAAAGGCTTTTGCGCCGCTGGCGCGATGGGCAGGCGATGTTTCCAGCAAGCCTCGATGAATATGCTTTTATGATTAAAGGAATCTTATCCTTATTTGAAGCCAATGCCGGAACTGAATGGCTGCAGTGGGCTGTTGAAATGGCTGAGATTTTAAAAGATCACTATAAAGCCGAAGAGGGGGCTTTTTATCAAACCGATGGGACAGATAAAAATCTGCTTTTGAGGAAGTGCCAGTTTTCAGATGGGGCCGAGCCATCTGGCAATGCTGTTCATTGTGAAAATCTATTAAGGCTCTATCAGATAACTGGTGACGAGAACTTTTTAATACAGGCTGAAGATATTTTCAAAGGAGTTAAAGAATACCTTGAAAATTACTCTCCAGGCTATTGCTATCACGTGATGAACTTGAATCGCTATTACGACGATAAAACTCCAACGATTGTGGTGGCTCTTAATTCTAAGCGCGAATTTGAGCCGGAAATCAAGCAGCTGCTCTACCATAACTTTATCCCGCATAAAGCCGTCATTTGGCAGACCCAGGACGTGGAGTTAGAAGAGTTGATTCCGTTCATAAAGGAACAGGATGCACGCAATGATCAAACGACCTTGTACATTTGTTACGATGGCGCTTGTCAGAAGCCCTTGAATGATCTTAAAGAGATGCGAGAGGCGATTGAAAAGTTGTAA
- a CDS encoding DUF1853 family protein, with amino-acid sequence MEKALERDRALMSIFKHKVVRELAWAVGSCPLVKNSVHLPCCEESSCRSWLIEWTPRLKELDEDPSALLNFVGCLTSKRLGDYFARLVEFWLLHRPDVINLHANVQIKGERTVGEFDFIYFSLREQRTMHWEVAVKYFLYYRDLRGTRLLGPNLKDSLQAKLGHLQERQLRLSLHSLAQSWLASQGLSDPKVEAFIKGYIFYPWGDLFCEMPKEIHPCHLRGWWAGYRSPDWDAWSKHIISLQESRWCILPKSCWLTPQSWSSQDLFVLHTSNGLLQAIHDHFEEASNCLLIAQLEDCAGDWKEMSRGFIVGAHWPSAEPFESG; translated from the coding sequence ATGGAAAAAGCCTTAGAAAGAGATAGAGCATTGATGAGCATTTTTAAGCATAAAGTAGTCAGAGAGTTAGCCTGGGCAGTTGGAAGTTGCCCTTTGGTTAAAAATAGTGTACATCTGCCTTGCTGCGAAGAGAGTAGCTGCCGCTCCTGGTTGATAGAATGGACACCGCGATTAAAAGAACTAGATGAAGATCCGTCTGCGCTGCTCAATTTTGTTGGCTGCCTGACTTCCAAACGCCTTGGAGATTATTTTGCCCGGTTAGTCGAATTTTGGCTTTTGCATCGCCCAGATGTCATCAATCTGCATGCGAATGTGCAAATTAAAGGGGAGCGGACAGTTGGGGAATTCGACTTTATCTATTTTTCTTTAAGGGAGCAGCGAACCATGCATTGGGAAGTTGCTGTAAAGTACTTTTTGTATTATCGGGACCTAAGAGGCACTCGCCTATTGGGCCCCAATCTCAAGGACAGTTTGCAAGCCAAGCTCGGCCACTTGCAAGAGAGGCAATTGAGGCTAAGCCTTCACTCTTTGGCTCAATCCTGGTTAGCAAGTCAGGGTCTTAGCGATCCTAAGGTTGAAGCGTTCATCAAAGGCTATATATTTTATCCTTGGGGGGATCTCTTTTGCGAAATGCCAAAGGAAATTCATCCTTGTCATTTGAGGGGATGGTGGGCCGGCTATCGTTCGCCCGATTGGGATGCATGGTCGAAACATATCATCTCACTTCAGGAATCGAGATGGTGTATTCTTCCCAAAAGCTGTTGGCTTACACCTCAAAGCTGGTCTAGTCAGGACCTGTTTGTTCTTCATACTTCAAATGGGCTTTTACAAGCCATTCACGATCATTTCGAAGAAGCATCAAATTGTCTGCTGATTGCTCAGTTAGAAGATTGTGCAGGTGATTGGAAAGAGATGAGCCGAGGTTTTATTGTGGGAGCTCATTGGCCTTCTGCTGAGCCTTTTGAATCTGGATAA